From the Microbacterium thalassium genome, one window contains:
- a CDS encoding histidine phosphatase family protein, which produces MDINDPLPDHPAPDNPRGKLVLLRHGETAWSKAGKHTGLTDVPLTARGEELARGAGDLVSDYDFSLVLSSPLERARRTAELAGLDAQIDPLLVEWDYGGYEGRTTKEIRRELGYNWTTFTHGVIRGDTPGETVEEVAARASRVLTRVLPAMVDGDVALVAHGHLLRILTAVFLRQAPRFGAMITLDAGSVSVLGFYREQPAILAWNHGPELPLVPSES; this is translated from the coding sequence GTGGACATCAACGATCCGCTCCCGGACCACCCGGCACCGGACAATCCGCGCGGCAAGCTCGTGCTTCTGCGCCACGGCGAGACCGCGTGGTCGAAGGCGGGCAAGCACACCGGCCTCACCGACGTCCCGCTGACGGCTCGTGGCGAGGAGCTCGCGCGCGGGGCCGGCGACCTCGTGAGCGACTACGACTTCTCGCTCGTGCTCAGCTCGCCGCTGGAGCGTGCCCGCCGCACCGCCGAACTGGCGGGACTCGACGCCCAGATCGATCCGCTGCTCGTCGAGTGGGACTACGGGGGCTACGAGGGGCGCACGACGAAGGAGATCCGACGCGAGCTCGGCTACAACTGGACGACCTTCACCCACGGGGTGATCCGCGGCGACACGCCCGGTGAGACGGTGGAAGAGGTCGCCGCGCGCGCATCGCGCGTCCTCACCCGCGTGCTTCCGGCGATGGTCGACGGCGACGTGGCGCTCGTCGCGCACGGGCATCTGCTGCGGATCCTGACCGCCGTCTTCCTCCGGCAGGCTCCGCGCTTCGGCGCCATGATCACCCTCGACGCGGGGTCGGTCTCGGTGCTCGGCTTCTACCGCGAGCAGCCGGCGATCCTGGCGTGGAACCACGGGCCCGAGCTCCCGCTCGTGCCGTCCGAGTCCTGA